The Parambassis ranga chromosome 14, fParRan2.1, whole genome shotgun sequence genome includes a window with the following:
- the h2ax gene encoding histone H2AX: protein MSGRGKTGAKARAKAKTRSSRAGLQFPVGRVHRLLRKGNYAERVGAGAPVYLAAVLEYLTAEILELAGNAARDNKKTRIIPRHLQLAVRNDEELNKLLGGVTIAQGGVLPNIQAVLLPKKTGQSTPSSGKAGKKASSQSQEY, encoded by the coding sequence ATGTCTGGAAGAGGCAAAACCGGAGCAAAGGCCCGCGCTAAGGCGAAGACTCGCAGCTCCCGTGCTGGGCTGCAGTTCCCCGTGGGCCGTGTTCACCGTCTTCTCCGCAAAGGTAACTACGCCGAGAGAGTCGGCGCTGGGGCCCCCGTTTACCTGGCCGCTGTCCTGGAGTACCTCACCGCTGAGATCCTCGAGTTGGCCGGCAATGCCGCCAGGGACAACAAGAAGACCCGCATCATCCCTCGCCACCTCCAGCTGGCTGTCCGTAACGACGAGGAGCTGAACAAACTGCTCGGCGGAGTGACCATCGCACAGGGCGGTGTTCTCCCCAACATCCAGGCCGTCTTGCTGCCCAAGAAGACCGGGCAGTCTACACCTAGCTCCGGCAAGGCGGGAAAGAAGGCCTCCTCTCAGTCCCAGGAGTATTAG
- the c2cd2l gene encoding phospholipid transfer protein C2CD2L, whose product MELQELSWLSLVGLFLASVVIVLGWLFQYSLTVLRLWRVRKTAKQGRRDTAWRQEQLSHAQPNRSLAGSVWGFLLKIRSGRDGGPACEAGVKGLLTSLFSFKSFREHWQGSWVKALNEQACRHGSSLQITFDKSLQLTAASAIHSVTCTEQSANRMVLDCKCWIDTVTFPVTVTQQSPAAVSMDTHQITIAPMVAKVVVCLEEVEDEGLLISWSLSKQPSFSLTVSRYKLQRPGTEGEADLDMVKSLIEDTLFSTQPAMVLNLKTCASSHLAPMDHLSVGLNSVCLSVLVRRLHLRQLRATLSKGQWCRSGELCCVLSLDQPFTERTTGFLSVPSDPSTALKWSEEITMELGPETKELRVRLLERNGKREQFLPGHASIALDLQCNVPTGQHIFSISPGHGLAPNATVTAELLYLETQEPRSSHNALPLRSSLTPTKKVDVDRTIMPDGTIVTTVTTIQSRLKLDRSPGESPLRSPSKVEVTEKKPTVLSEGKGGSSPNSSKSSRLSNGLDPVAETAIRQLTESASKAARKTPTKRSTLIISGVSKVPISEDNCALSSGYAAAMDAAMHGNHYGSGHHQDADETTPSDVSERPSVDDVESDTGSTGALETRSLKDHKVGFLQSGTKLLFRRRHREKEPCLSQSHEDISNMGNNFAAATSSNRKKSGSFSRRLIKRFSFRSSGKSKCKPAAANGGASSLDN is encoded by the exons ATGGAGCTCCAGGAGTTGAGCTGGCTGTCTCTGGTGGGTCTTTTCCTGGCCTCCGTGGTCATCGTGCTGGGATGGCTGTTCCAGTACTCTCTGACTGTACTGCGGCTGTGGAGGGTTAGGAAGACAGCCAAGCAGGGCAGGAGAGACACAGCCTGGCGGCAGGAGCAGCTCTCCCACGCACAGCCCAATCGGAGCCTGGCTGGCAGTGTGTGGGGCTTCCTGCTGAAGATCCGCTCAGGCCGTGATGGAGGaccagcatgtgaggctggggttAAAGGCTTGCTGACCTCTTTGTTCTCCTTCAAGTCTTTCAGGGAGCACTGGCAGGGAAGCTGGGTCAAGGCTCTGAACGAGCAAGCCTGCAGGCACGGG AGCTCTCTCCAGATAACTTTTGACAAGAGTCTTCAGCTAACAGCTGCCTCTGCAATACATAGTGTGACCTGCACTGAACAGTCGGCAAACCGCATG GTTTTAGACTGCAAATGTTGGATagacacagtgacatttccTGTGACGGTCACCCAGCAGTcgcctgctgctgtttccatggaCACTCATCAAATCACTATAGCACCTATGGTGGCAAAG GTGGTGGTGTGtctggaggaggtggaagacGAGGGTCTGCTGATATCTTGGTCTCTGTCCAAGCAGCCATCCTTTTCTCTGACCGTGTCTCGGTACAAGCTGCAGAGACCG ggCACTGAGGGCGAGGCAGATCTGGACATGGTTAAAAGTCTGATAGAGGATACTCTGTTTAGCACTCAGCCTGCCATGGTCCTCAACCTCAAGACTTGTGCGTCCAGCCATCTG gcccccATGGATCATCTCTCGGTGGGATTGAACTCTGTATGCCTGAGTGTCTTGGTGAGACGCCTACACCTCCGGCAGCTCAGGGCAACCTTAAGTAAAG GTCAGTGGTGCAGGTCAGGGGAGCTGTGCTGTGTCCTGAGCCTGGACCAACCCTTTACAGAGAGAACCACAGGCTTCCTGTCTGTTCCCAGTGACCCCAGCACTGCACTCAAATGGAGCGAAGAAATTACTAT GGAGCTTGGCCCAGAGACCAAAGAGCTCAGAGTAAGGCTTCTGGAGCGGAATGGCAAAAGGGAAC AATTCCTGCCGGGTCACGCCTCCATTGCCTTGGACCTCCAGTGCAATGTTCCTACTGGGCAGCATATATTTTCAATAAGCCCTGGGCATGGCTTGGCACctaatgccactgtcactgcTGAG TTGCTGTATCTGGAAACACAGGAACCTCGCAGTTCTCATAATGCTTTGCCACTccgctcctctctcacccccACAAAAAAAGTCGACGTGGACAGAACCATCATGCCAGATGGGACCATTGTCACCACTGTCACCACCATCCAGTCTCGACTTAAACTTGACCGCAGCCCAG GTGAATCCCCCCTGCGTTCCCCATCTAAAGTGGAGGTGACTGAGAAGAAACCCACTGTCCTATCTGAAGGCAAAGGCGGCAGCAGCCCCAACTCAAGCA AGAGCAGCCGCCTCTCTAATGGCCTGGATCCTGTTGCAGAGACGGCCATTCGGCAGCTGACCGAGTCAGCATCCAAAGCAGCACGGAAGACACCGACAAAACGGAGCACACTGATCATCTCTGGTGTGTCAAAG GTACCAATCTCAGAAGATAACTGCGCATTATCCAGCGGCTATGCTGCAGCCATGGATGCAGCCATGCATGGTAACCATTATGGGTCAGGGCATCACCAAGACGCAGATGAAACCACACCCTCTGACGTGTCAGAGCGCCCATCTGTGGATGACGTGGAATCAGACACGGGTTCCACCGGTGCCTTGGAAACTCGCAGCCTCAAGGATCATAAAG TGGGCTTTCTGCAGAGTGGGACAAAACTGCTGTTCCGAAGGAGACATCGAGAGAAGGAGCCCTGCCTCAGCCAGTCCCACGAAGACATCTCCAACATGGGCAACAACTTTGCTGCAGCTACGAGTAGCAACCGTAAAAAATCTGGCAGCTTCTCCCGTCGCCTCATCAAACGCTTCTCCTTTCGCTCATCCGGCAAATCAAAATGCAAGCCTGCTGCTGCCAATGGAGGAGCGAGCTCGCTGGATAACTGA